From a single Pseudoalteromonas nigrifaciens genomic region:
- the rsmE gene encoding 16S rRNA (uracil(1498)-N(3))-methyltransferase: protein MRVPHIYQASSIALNTPVTLDDDAAGHIGRVLRMKVGEHVSIFNGEGGEYLSEIIEVTKKNVVVMPQQLNTHDVESPLKIHLGQCVSRGDKMDFTIQKSVELGITEITPIFSQRCGVKLMGDRLDKKHQQWQKIAIAAAEQSGRNFVPVVHPPVDLKQWLAQQSAAIKLTLHPRAEHSIKTITVPKDGVRFLVGPEGGFTDEEMAQTKQQNFVDIRLGPRVLRTETAALTVLSALQLQFGDLAN from the coding sequence ATGCGAGTTCCTCATATTTATCAGGCATCGAGTATTGCCTTAAACACTCCCGTTACATTAGATGACGACGCTGCAGGGCATATTGGCCGAGTATTGCGAATGAAAGTAGGCGAGCACGTGTCTATTTTTAATGGTGAAGGCGGTGAATACCTTAGTGAAATTATTGAGGTGACTAAAAAAAATGTCGTGGTTATGCCACAACAGCTAAATACTCATGATGTAGAGTCGCCCTTAAAAATTCACTTAGGCCAATGCGTATCGCGTGGCGATAAAATGGATTTTACCATTCAAAAATCGGTGGAACTGGGTATTACCGAAATCACCCCTATTTTTAGTCAGCGTTGCGGCGTTAAATTGATGGGCGATCGACTTGATAAAAAACACCAACAATGGCAAAAAATAGCCATAGCCGCCGCAGAGCAATCTGGGCGTAATTTTGTACCTGTTGTTCATCCGCCGGTAGATCTAAAGCAATGGCTTGCACAGCAAAGTGCAGCAATTAAGCTCACTTTGCATCCACGTGCCGAGCACAGTATCAAAACAATTACCGTCCCAAAAGATGGCGTACGCTTTTTAGTTGGCCCTGAAGGCGGCTTTACTGATGAGGAAATGGCGCAAACAAAGCAACAAAACTTTGTAGATATTCGCTTAGGCCCGCGCGTATTACGCACCGAAACAGCAGCATTAACTGTTTTAAGTGCATTACAGCTGCAGTTTGGCGACTTAGCTAATTGA
- the gshB gene encoding glutathione synthase: MAIKLGIISDPISGFNIKKDTGFAMMMQAQARGYEIYYMEMDDLSLRQGQAYATAAKAQVFDDPNNWYQLEQKTTIALGDLDVILMRKDPPFDTEYIYATYILERAEQAGTLIVNKPQSLRDANEKLFTAWFSEHTPDTLVTRSQKQIREFLAQHKDIILKPLDGMGGASIFRVKADDANIGVICETLTEHGSRFAMVQNYVPEITQGDKRVLVVDGEVIPYCLARIPQNGETRGNLAVGGRGEARPLSESDLKIAQAVAPTLKEKGLIFVGLDIIGDKLTEINVTAPTCVKEIEAAYDISITGILFDAIEKRLAK; this comes from the coding sequence ATGGCAATTAAGTTAGGCATTATTTCAGATCCTATTAGCGGATTTAATATTAAAAAAGACACTGGTTTTGCAATGATGATGCAAGCGCAAGCACGTGGCTATGAAATTTACTATATGGAAATGGATGATCTTTCACTACGCCAAGGTCAGGCATATGCTACAGCTGCAAAAGCACAGGTTTTTGACGATCCAAACAATTGGTACCAGCTTGAGCAAAAAACCACTATTGCACTTGGCGATTTAGACGTTATTTTAATGCGTAAAGATCCCCCTTTTGATACCGAATACATATACGCAACGTATATTTTAGAGCGTGCCGAACAAGCAGGTACACTCATAGTTAACAAGCCACAAAGCCTGCGCGACGCAAACGAAAAGCTGTTTACAGCTTGGTTTAGCGAACACACGCCCGACACTTTAGTAACGCGCAGCCAAAAGCAAATTCGTGAGTTTTTAGCGCAGCATAAAGACATTATTTTAAAACCGCTTGATGGCATGGGTGGCGCGTCGATTTTTAGAGTTAAAGCAGACGATGCTAACATTGGTGTAATTTGTGAAACATTAACCGAGCACGGCAGTCGCTTTGCCATGGTACAAAATTATGTTCCAGAGATCACTCAAGGCGATAAGCGCGTATTGGTTGTTGATGGCGAAGTAATTCCATATTGCTTGGCGCGTATTCCACAAAACGGAGAAACACGCGGTAACTTAGCCGTAGGTGGACGCGGCGAAGCACGTCCTTTAAGTGAATCCGATTTAAAAATTGCACAAGCTGTGGCACCAACACTTAAAGAAAAAGGCCTAATTTTTGTCGGCTTAGATATTATTGGCGACAAATTAACCGAAATTAACGTAACCGCACCAACCTGTGTTAAAGAAATTGAAGCGGCGTACGATATTTCAATTACGGGTATTTTATTTGACGCAATTGAAAAACGACTCGCTAAATAA
- a CDS encoding YqgE/AlgH family protein produces the protein MQSLENHFLIAMPSMQDPFFKRAVTYICEHNEDGAMGLVINQPINITVGELLDKIEIDNDKTQQAAQVSVYAGGPVKTDRGFVLHSPKHGYSASQTLSSDIMITTSKDVLASLTTAQAPEQFIITLGYSGWEQGQLEQELLDNSWLIIKADPKIIFDTPVEKRWEKAVSMLGFDISQLSPEAGHA, from the coding sequence ATGCAGTCATTAGAAAATCATTTTTTAATCGCAATGCCGTCGATGCAAGACCCTTTTTTTAAACGTGCTGTTACCTATATTTGTGAGCACAATGAAGACGGGGCTATGGGCTTGGTAATCAACCAACCTATTAATATTACCGTAGGTGAGTTACTCGATAAAATAGAAATTGATAACGACAAAACTCAGCAAGCAGCGCAAGTTAGCGTATATGCTGGCGGGCCGGTTAAAACCGACCGTGGTTTTGTACTGCACTCTCCAAAGCATGGTTACTCTGCGAGCCAAACGCTCAGCAGTGATATCATGATCACCACCTCTAAAGATGTACTCGCTTCGTTAACCACAGCACAAGCACCTGAACAATTTATTATTACTTTGGGCTACTCTGGCTGGGAGCAAGGTCAATTAGAACAAGAGCTATTGGATAATAGCTGGCTGATAATTAAAGCTGATCCGAAAATTATTTTTGACACCCCCGTTGAAAAACGCTGGGAAAAAGCAGTTTCTATGCTGGGCTTTGATATAAGTCAACTCAGCCCTGAAGCTGGTCATGCTTAA
- the ruvX gene encoding Holliday junction resolvase RuvX, whose translation MTKKNFKPQGQRTVMGFDFGTKSIGIAIGQELTGSASSLKAVKAQDGIPNWDDIAVQVNEWQPDLMVVGLPLNMDGTAQEVTFKAKKFANRLHNHYAIPVETQDERLTTADAKARLFEQGGYKNLGKGKVDNMSAVIILESFFETSYGE comes from the coding sequence ATGACAAAAAAAAACTTCAAGCCGCAAGGCCAGCGTACTGTAATGGGCTTTGACTTTGGCACCAAAAGTATTGGTATTGCTATAGGTCAAGAGCTCACTGGCAGCGCATCGAGCCTTAAAGCTGTAAAAGCACAAGATGGCATTCCTAATTGGGATGACATAGCAGTACAAGTAAACGAATGGCAGCCCGATTTAATGGTGGTAGGTTTACCGCTAAATATGGATGGCACCGCCCAAGAGGTAACTTTTAAAGCTAAAAAGTTTGCTAATCGATTACACAATCACTATGCCATACCGGTAGAAACACAAGATGAGCGCTTAACCACCGCCGATGCTAAAGCGCGCTTGTTTGAGCAAGGCGGTTATAAAAACTTAGGCAAAGGCAAAGTAGATAACATGTCTGCGGTGATTATTTTAGAGAGCTTTTTTGAAACAAGTTACGGTGAGTAA
- a CDS encoding PilT/PilU family type 4a pilus ATPase: MALSLNNFLQIMIDKKGSDLFVSSQLPISAKINGELTPLDDEPLSDEQSLELVESAMSEKQKAEFHTTKECNFAIATDEGRFRVSAFWQRDKAGMVIRRIVTKIPEIGELGLPSTLTDVIMSKRGLVLFVGGTGTGKSTSLAALIGYRNRNQRGHILTIEDPIEFVHEHRKSIITQREVGLDTESFESALKSSLRQAPDVILIGEIRSQETMEYALSFAETGHLCVATLHANNANQAIDRIMHLVPKEKHDKLKYDLALNLRAIIAQQLIPTSDGQGRVAAIEILLNSPMVAELIKNGDIGGIKETMAKSKEMGMQTFDQALFELYKQQRINYADALHHADSANDLRLMIKLRNNEQQGAGFLQGVTIDGLDDKGNIS; the protein is encoded by the coding sequence ATGGCTTTATCTTTAAATAACTTTTTACAAATAATGATAGATAAAAAAGGCTCTGATTTATTTGTTTCAAGCCAACTGCCTATCAGCGCTAAAATTAATGGTGAATTAACCCCGCTTGATGATGAGCCGCTCAGCGATGAGCAATCACTTGAGTTGGTTGAATCGGCAATGAGTGAAAAACAAAAAGCCGAGTTTCATACAACGAAAGAATGCAACTTTGCGATTGCCACTGACGAAGGTCGTTTTCGTGTTTCGGCATTTTGGCAGCGCGATAAAGCGGGCATGGTTATTCGTCGTATTGTTACTAAAATACCTGAAATTGGCGAACTTGGGCTGCCGTCTACACTTACCGATGTGATTATGTCGAAACGTGGTTTAGTGCTATTTGTGGGGGGAACCGGTACGGGTAAGTCAACCTCACTTGCTGCACTTATTGGCTATAGAAACCGTAATCAGCGCGGACATATATTAACCATTGAAGACCCGATTGAGTTTGTACACGAACACCGTAAAAGTATTATTACTCAACGCGAAGTAGGGCTAGATACCGAAAGTTTTGAGTCAGCGCTTAAAAGCTCGTTACGCCAAGCACCCGACGTAATATTAATAGGCGAAATACGCTCACAAGAAACCATGGAGTATGCATTAAGCTTTGCAGAAACAGGGCATTTATGTGTGGCTACCTTGCATGCAAACAACGCTAACCAAGCGATAGATCGGATCATGCATTTAGTGCCAAAAGAAAAGCACGATAAGCTTAAGTACGATCTAGCATTAAATTTACGCGCTATTATTGCCCAGCAGCTGATCCCCACATCTGACGGGCAAGGTCGAGTTGCTGCTATTGAAATATTGCTTAATTCACCTATGGTTGCAGAGCTAATTAAAAATGGTGATATAGGCGGTATAAAAGAAACCATGGCTAAATCGAAAGAAATGGGCATGCAGACCTTTGATCAGGCCTTATTTGAGTTGTATAAACAGCAACGAATCAATTATGCAGATGCATTGCACCATGCAGATTCGGCGAACGATTTGCGCTTAATGATAAAGCTGCGCAACAATGAGCAGCAAGGGGCGGGCTTTTTACAAGGGGTCACTATTGATGGCCTTGATGATAAAGGCAATATTAGTTAA
- a CDS encoding type IV pilus twitching motility protein PilT encodes MDITELLAFSVQHKASDLHLSSGVSPMIRVDGDVRRINIPALGDKDVNNLVYDIMNDNQRKDYEQNLEVDFSFEVPNLARFRVNAFNTHRGPAAVFRTIPSEVLTLDDLGAPDIFKTIADNPRGLVLVTGPTGSGKSTTLAAMVDYINQTKHHHILTIEDPIEFVHDNKLSLINQREVHRDTHSFKNALRSALREDPDVILVGELRDLETIRLAMTAAETGHLVFGTLHTTSAPKTIDRIIDVFPGEEKAMIRSMLSESLRAVISQTLLKKIGGGRVAAHEIMLAVPAIRNLIREDKVAQMYSSIQTGASHGMQTMDQCLTNLVNHGIVTNIAAQAKAQDKTQFGG; translated from the coding sequence ATGGATATTACCGAATTATTGGCGTTTAGTGTGCAACACAAAGCATCCGATTTACATTTATCATCAGGGGTTTCACCTATGATACGCGTAGACGGCGATGTGCGGCGTATTAATATACCAGCACTAGGAGACAAAGATGTAAACAACCTAGTTTACGATATTATGAACGATAACCAGCGCAAGGACTACGAACAAAATCTCGAAGTGGATTTTTCATTTGAAGTGCCTAATTTAGCACGTTTTCGTGTTAATGCCTTTAATACTCATCGTGGCCCAGCCGCTGTATTTCGTACGATCCCCAGTGAAGTGCTCACACTAGATGATTTAGGTGCTCCCGATATTTTTAAAACCATTGCCGATAATCCTCGCGGCTTAGTATTAGTAACTGGCCCTACAGGGTCAGGTAAGTCGACAACATTAGCGGCTATGGTTGATTATATAAATCAAACAAAACATCACCATATTCTCACTATTGAAGATCCAATAGAGTTTGTCCACGATAACAAATTAAGTCTGATTAACCAGCGAGAAGTACATCGCGACACACATAGCTTTAAAAATGCGCTACGCAGTGCACTTCGTGAAGATCCAGATGTAATATTAGTTGGTGAATTACGTGATCTGGAAACCATTCGCCTGGCAATGACAGCAGCCGAAACTGGTCACTTAGTATTTGGCACTTTGCACACCACCTCTGCACCTAAAACCATTGACCGTATTATAGATGTATTCCCAGGTGAAGAAAAAGCTATGATCCGCTCTATGCTCTCGGAATCATTACGTGCGGTAATTTCGCAAACCCTGCTTAAAAAAATTGGCGGTGGGCGAGTAGCTGCTCACGAAATTATGCTTGCAGTACCTGCTATTCGTAACTTAATTCGTGAAGATAAAGTGGCGCAAATGTACTCGTCTATTCAAACTGGCGCTTCGCATGGAATGCAAACAATGGATCAATGTTTAACAAACTTAGTTAATCATGGCATTGTTACCAATATTGCAGCGCAAGCTAAAGCGCAAGACAAAACTCAGTTCGGTGGTTAA
- a CDS encoding YggS family pyridoxal phosphate-dependent enzyme, producing the protein MTPQLTDKYMVTIAERLTSAYARIAVAAKNAQRNSNEITLLAVSKTKPSADIIAAYKHGQRQFGESYVQEAVDKIAQLHAYSDIIWHFIGPIQSNKSALVAANFAWVQSVDRIKIAKRLNSQRPADKAALNVLIQVNISNEEAKSGCQLNEVAELASFINQCEQLTLRGLMAIPAKSDDITTQTQYFKQLQTCFDKLQTQYPQVDTLSMGMSNDVEAAISAGSTMVRIGTDIFGTRT; encoded by the coding sequence ATGACTCCACAACTAACTGATAAATATATGGTTACAATAGCAGAACGACTCACATCCGCCTACGCTAGAATTGCAGTAGCGGCAAAAAACGCCCAACGAAATAGTAACGAAATAACCTTACTTGCAGTATCAAAAACCAAACCAAGTGCCGATATTATTGCTGCCTACAAGCATGGCCAACGCCAATTTGGTGAGTCTTATGTTCAAGAGGCTGTAGATAAAATAGCGCAACTACACGCATATAGCGATATCATTTGGCATTTCATTGGCCCTATTCAATCAAATAAAAGCGCATTAGTGGCCGCCAATTTTGCTTGGGTACAAAGTGTTGATCGGATTAAAATAGCGAAACGCTTAAACAGCCAACGACCAGCCGATAAAGCCGCGCTTAATGTGCTTATTCAAGTAAATATTAGTAATGAAGAGGCTAAGTCGGGTTGCCAGCTTAATGAAGTAGCCGAACTGGCCAGTTTTATTAACCAATGTGAACAATTAACTTTACGCGGACTAATGGCTATTCCGGCTAAAAGCGATGATATTACAACGCAAACTCAATATTTTAAGCAATTACAAACTTGCTTTGATAAACTACAGACCCAATATCCTCAAGTAGATACTTTGTCGATGGGGATGAGCAATGATGTTGAAGCTGCAATTAGTGCAGGCTCAACCATGGTGAGGATCGGCACAGACATTTTTGGCACACGAACTTAA
- the proC gene encoding pyrroline-5-carboxylate reductase, translated as MSDKTIAFIGTGNMSYAIIGGMVKNGFNANNIIATNRNQEKLAKVAADFKVKTTSDNNEALRDADVIVLSVKPQMMGDLCKSFQESGVDFSDKLFISVAAGLTVKRLREMLGQDVKMIRCMPNTPSLLGRGVSGLYGAGETPSEHEFVQQVFECTGIVVWVEQESQINDIIAVTGSSPAYFFLFMEAIEEKAKALGFNDADARRLVQQTALGAAEMALSQPDITISQLRSNVTSKGGTTHAAVEHLKDKGLTQTVADAMDACITRAQQMEQEL; from the coding sequence ATGTCAGATAAAACAATCGCATTTATAGGCACAGGTAATATGAGCTACGCCATTATTGGTGGCATGGTAAAAAATGGGTTTAATGCAAACAATATTATTGCCACAAACCGTAACCAAGAAAAGCTGGCCAAAGTGGCAGCCGATTTCAAGGTGAAAACCACCAGTGACAATAACGAAGCCCTGCGCGATGCTGACGTAATTGTACTTTCTGTTAAACCACAAATGATGGGCGATTTATGTAAATCGTTTCAAGAGTCGGGTGTCGACTTTAGCGATAAACTGTTTATTTCAGTAGCAGCTGGTTTAACCGTAAAACGTTTGCGCGAAATGCTTGGCCAAGACGTGAAAATGATACGTTGTATGCCTAATACACCTTCGCTACTTGGCCGTGGTGTATCCGGTTTATATGGCGCTGGCGAAACGCCAAGCGAGCACGAATTTGTACAACAAGTTTTTGAATGCACTGGCATTGTAGTGTGGGTTGAGCAAGAATCGCAAATTAACGATATTATTGCAGTTACAGGCTCATCGCCTGCTTATTTTTTCTTATTTATGGAAGCCATAGAAGAGAAAGCCAAAGCACTGGGCTTTAACGATGCAGATGCACGTCGCTTAGTACAACAAACAGCACTTGGCGCTGCCGAAATGGCACTAAGCCAACCCGATATAACCATTTCGCAGTTACGCTCAAACGTAACATCTAAAGGTGGTACTACGCATGCAGCCGTTGAACATTTAAAAGATAAAGGCTTAACCCAAACCGTTGCCGATGCCATGGATGCGTGTATTACGCGTGCACAGCAAATGGAACAAGAACTTTAA